Proteins encoded together in one Pseudomonas oryzicola window:
- a CDS encoding ABC transporter substrate-binding protein, whose translation MQRAFKKSRPLRLALAALLLGGATQLAAKPLVVCTEASPEGFDIVQYTTAVTADASAETVFNRLVDFKPGTTEIQPALAERWDISADGLTYTFHLRQRVKFHTTDYFKPTRDFNADDVLWSLNRQLDPNHPWHDKTSVGYPYFESMGFKELLKSVSKADEHTVVITLTRPEAPFLRDMAMGFTSIYSAEYGDQLLKAGKTAELNSKPIGTGPFIFQRYNKDAQVRFKPNPDYFRGKPPADALVFAIATDSNVRLQKLRANECQVALYPKPDDVPSIKQDPNLKVDEIEALVTGYISMNTEHKYLSDVRVRKAINMAFDRQTHVDQLFGKGNALVGVNPYPPTMIGYNNENRNPPRDLAKARELLKEAGVPPGTVFTLFTRNGGGPTNPNPRLSAEMLQADLKQIGLKLDIRVMEWAEMLRRAKKGEADLVSAGWAGDNGDPDNFLSPMLSCDAVKSGENYARWCNPKFQELISRAREVIDNDERARLYNEALKVYDDEQPWISMAHPKMFTAMRDNVEGYVINPLTNNNFATTKVK comes from the coding sequence ATGCAGAGAGCTTTCAAGAAATCGCGGCCACTGCGCCTGGCCCTGGCCGCGCTGCTTCTGGGCGGAGCCACGCAACTGGCGGCCAAACCGTTGGTAGTGTGCACCGAAGCCAGCCCGGAAGGGTTCGACATCGTCCAGTACACCACCGCAGTCACCGCCGATGCCTCGGCCGAGACGGTGTTCAACCGCCTGGTCGACTTCAAGCCCGGTACCACTGAAATCCAGCCGGCTCTGGCCGAGCGCTGGGACATTTCAGCCGACGGCCTGACCTACACCTTCCATCTGCGCCAGAGGGTGAAGTTCCACACGACCGACTACTTCAAACCCACCCGCGACTTCAACGCCGATGACGTGCTGTGGAGCCTCAACCGCCAGCTCGACCCGAACCATCCATGGCATGACAAGACCAGCGTCGGCTACCCGTACTTCGAAAGCATGGGGTTCAAGGAACTGCTCAAGTCGGTCAGCAAGGCTGACGAGCACACCGTGGTGATTACCCTCACCCGACCGGAAGCGCCGTTCCTGCGCGACATGGCCATGGGCTTCACCTCGATCTACTCTGCCGAATACGGCGACCAGTTGCTCAAGGCTGGCAAGACCGCCGAGCTGAACAGCAAGCCGATCGGCACCGGTCCGTTCATCTTCCAGCGCTACAACAAGGACGCCCAGGTCCGCTTCAAGCCCAACCCCGACTATTTCCGCGGCAAACCGCCGGCCGATGCGCTGGTGTTCGCCATCGCCACCGACAGCAACGTGCGTCTGCAGAAACTGCGCGCCAACGAGTGCCAGGTGGCGCTCTATCCCAAGCCCGATGATGTGCCGTCGATCAAGCAAGACCCGAACCTCAAGGTCGACGAGATCGAGGCCCTGGTCACCGGTTACATCTCGATGAACACCGAACACAAGTACCTGAGCGACGTGCGCGTGCGCAAAGCCATCAACATGGCCTTCGACCGCCAGACTCACGTCGACCAGCTGTTCGGCAAGGGCAATGCGCTGGTAGGCGTGAACCCTTACCCGCCGACCATGATCGGCTACAACAACGAGAACAGGAACCCGCCCCGCGACCTGGCCAAGGCACGCGAACTACTCAAGGAAGCCGGCGTACCACCGGGCACGGTGTTCACGCTGTTCACCCGCAACGGCGGTGGCCCGACCAACCCCAACCCGCGCCTGTCCGCCGAAATGCTGCAGGCCGACCTCAAGCAGATCGGCCTCAAGCTGGATATCCGCGTCATGGAGTGGGCCGAGATGCTGCGCCGGGCGAAGAAGGGCGAAGCCGACCTAGTGTCCGCCGGCTGGGCCGGCGACAACGGCGACCCGGACAATTTCCTCAGCCCGATGCTCAGTTGCGATGCCGTCAAAAGCGGCGAGAACTATGCGCGCTGGTGCAACCCTAAGTTCCAGGAGCTGATCAGCCGCGCCCGCGAAGTGATCGACAACGACGAGCGCGCAAGGCTCTATAACGAGGCATTGAAAGTGTACGATGACGAACAACCCTGGATCAGCATGGCCCATCCGAAGATGTTCACCGCCATGCGTGACAACGTGGAGGGCTACGTGATCAACCCTCTGACCAACAACAACTTCGCCACCACCAAGGTGAAGTAG
- a CDS encoding ABC transporter permease subunit, giving the protein MLSFIARRLGLLIPTFFGITLLTFALIRLIPGDPVEVMMGERRVDPEMHAQAMERLGLNKPLPVQYLDYVGKLAQGDLGESLRTRESVWQEFLTLFPATLELAFAALLFAGVVGLLAGVVAALKRGSLFDHGVMGISLAGYSMPIFWWGLILIMFFSVSLGWTPVSGRIDLLYDIEPKTGFMLIDTLLSDEEGAFRDAVMHLILPAIVLGTIPLAVIARMTRSSMLEVLREDYIRTARAKGLSPARVVFVHGLRNALIPVLTVFGLQVGTLLAGAVLTETIFSWPGIGKWLIEAIGARDYPVVQNGILLIACLVILVNFVVDILYGLANPRIRHQR; this is encoded by the coding sequence ATGTTGAGTTTTATTGCCCGGCGCCTTGGCCTGTTGATACCGACGTTCTTCGGCATCACCTTGCTGACCTTCGCGCTCATACGCCTGATCCCCGGCGACCCGGTGGAAGTGATGATGGGCGAGCGCAGGGTCGACCCCGAAATGCATGCCCAGGCCATGGAGCGTCTGGGGCTGAACAAACCGCTGCCGGTCCAGTACCTGGACTATGTTGGCAAGCTGGCCCAGGGCGACCTGGGTGAATCGCTGCGCACCCGCGAGAGCGTGTGGCAAGAGTTTCTCACTCTGTTCCCGGCTACCCTCGAACTGGCCTTCGCCGCCCTGCTGTTCGCCGGCGTCGTCGGCCTGCTGGCCGGGGTGGTCGCCGCGCTCAAGCGCGGTTCGCTGTTCGACCATGGCGTGATGGGGATTTCCCTGGCGGGCTACTCCATGCCGATCTTCTGGTGGGGCCTGATCCTGATCATGTTCTTCTCGGTTAGCCTGGGCTGGACCCCGGTATCCGGGCGCATCGACCTGCTCTACGACATCGAGCCGAAGACCGGCTTCATGCTCATCGACACCCTGCTCAGCGACGAGGAAGGCGCATTCAGGGACGCGGTGATGCACCTGATCCTGCCGGCCATCGTGCTCGGCACCATCCCGCTGGCGGTAATCGCCCGCATGACCCGCTCGTCAATGCTTGAAGTGCTGCGCGAGGACTACATCCGTACCGCCCGCGCGAAAGGCCTGTCGCCAGCCCGCGTGGTGTTCGTGCACGGCCTGCGCAATGCCTTGATCCCGGTGCTGACCGTGTTCGGCTTGCAGGTCGGCACCCTGCTGGCCGGTGCGGTGCTGACCGAAACCATCTTTTCCTGGCCGGGCATCGGCAAATGGCTGATCGAAGCCATCGGCGCCCGTGACTACCCCGTGGTCCAGAATGGCATCCTGTTGATCGCCTGCCTGGTGATCCTGGTCAACTTCGTCGTGGACATCCTCTACGGCCTGGCCAACCCACGCATCCGTCATCAGCGCTGA
- a CDS encoding ABC transporter permease subunit → MTSPIPKSVAPASPVDQSLLYPSPYKEFWQAFARNKGAVMGLAFMCLVVFCALFAPWVAPHDPSEQYRDFLLTPPVWLEGGSWQFILGTDELGRDLLSRLIQGARLSLLIGLSSVVMSLIPGILLGLLAGFFPQLLGPSIMRLMDVMLALPSLLLAVAIVAILGPGLINTVIAIAIVSLPSYVRLTRAAVMGELNRDYVTAARLAGAGLPRLMFVTVLPNCMAPLIVQATLSFSSAILDAAALGFLGLGVQPPTPEWGTMLASARDYIERAWWVVSLPGLTILLSVLAINLMGDGLRDALDPKLKNAA, encoded by the coding sequence ATGACTAGCCCGATTCCGAAATCCGTCGCACCGGCCAGCCCGGTGGACCAGAGCCTACTCTACCCTTCGCCGTACAAAGAATTCTGGCAAGCCTTCGCGCGCAACAAAGGCGCGGTGATGGGCCTGGCCTTCATGTGCCTGGTGGTGTTCTGCGCGCTGTTCGCGCCGTGGGTCGCCCCGCACGACCCGAGCGAGCAGTACCGTGACTTCCTGCTGACCCCGCCAGTGTGGCTTGAAGGCGGCAGCTGGCAGTTCATCCTCGGCACCGACGAGTTGGGCCGCGACCTGCTTTCACGACTGATCCAGGGCGCACGGCTGTCGCTGCTGATCGGCCTGTCTTCCGTGGTGATGTCGCTGATCCCGGGTATCCTGCTGGGCCTGCTGGCCGGTTTCTTCCCGCAACTGCTCGGCCCGTCGATCATGCGCCTGATGGACGTGATGCTGGCCCTGCCCTCGCTGCTGCTGGCGGTGGCCATCGTTGCCATCCTCGGCCCAGGTCTGATCAACACGGTGATCGCCATCGCTATCGTTTCATTGCCATCCTATGTGCGCCTGACCCGCGCCGCCGTGATGGGCGAGCTGAACCGCGACTACGTCACCGCCGCACGCCTGGCCGGTGCCGGGTTGCCACGGCTGATGTTCGTCACCGTGCTGCCCAACTGCATGGCGCCGCTGATCGTGCAGGCCACCCTGAGTTTCTCTTCGGCGATTCTCGACGCCGCCGCCCTGGGCTTCCTCGGCCTTGGCGTACAGCCACCGACCCCCGAATGGGGCACCATGCTGGCTTCGGCCCGCGACTACATCGAGCGCGCCTGGTGGGTAGTGAGCCTGCCCGGTCTCACCATTCTGCTCAGTGTGTTGGCAATCAACCTGATGGGCGACGGCCTGCGCGATGCGCTGGACCCGAAACTCAAGAACGCCGCCTGA
- a CDS encoding ABC transporter ATP-binding protein, whose protein sequence is MSLLQINNLNVRFGDANAVPVVDGLDLTVEAGEILAIVGESGSGKSVTMMALMGLIDAPGRITADSLTFDGTDMLKLSGRQRRKVVGKDIAMVFQDPMTALNPSYTVGYQIEEVLRQHLGLKGKAARQRALELLKKVEIPAAESRLDAYPHQLSGGMSQRVAIAMAIAGEPKLLIADEPTTALDVTIQAQIMELLVNLQKERNMALILITHDLAVVAETARRVCVMYAGQAVEVGQVPELFDVPAHPYSEALLAAIPEHSIGAERLATLPGIVPGRYDRPTGCLLSPRCPYVQDNCRRQRPPLDPQANSLVRCFYPLNQEVA, encoded by the coding sequence ATGTCACTGTTGCAGATCAACAACCTGAACGTGCGCTTCGGCGACGCCAATGCGGTACCGGTGGTCGATGGCCTGGACCTGACGGTGGAGGCCGGCGAGATCCTGGCCATCGTCGGTGAATCCGGCTCGGGCAAGTCGGTCACCATGATGGCCCTGATGGGCCTGATCGACGCACCCGGGCGCATCACTGCCGACTCGCTCACCTTCGACGGCACCGACATGCTCAAGCTCAGCGGCCGCCAGCGGCGCAAGGTGGTGGGCAAGGACATCGCCATGGTCTTCCAGGACCCGATGACCGCGCTCAACCCCAGCTACACCGTGGGTTACCAGATCGAGGAAGTGCTGCGCCAGCATCTGGGCCTGAAGGGCAAGGCTGCGCGCCAGCGGGCCCTGGAGTTGCTGAAGAAGGTCGAGATCCCGGCTGCGGAAAGCCGCCTCGACGCCTACCCGCACCAGCTGTCCGGCGGTATGAGCCAGCGCGTGGCGATTGCCATGGCGATTGCCGGCGAGCCCAAGCTGCTGATTGCCGACGAACCTACCACGGCGCTGGACGTGACCATCCAGGCGCAGATCATGGAGCTGCTGGTCAACCTGCAGAAAGAGCGCAACATGGCGCTCATCCTGATCACCCACGACCTCGCAGTGGTCGCCGAAACGGCCAGACGAGTGTGTGTGATGTACGCCGGCCAGGCCGTGGAAGTTGGCCAGGTGCCCGAGCTGTTCGACGTGCCCGCCCACCCCTACAGCGAAGCGCTGCTGGCGGCGATCCCTGAGCACAGCATCGGCGCCGAGCGCCTGGCTACCCTGCCCGGCATCGTCCCCGGTCGCTACGACCGCCCGACGGGTTGCCTGTTGTCGCCGCGCTGCCCCTACGTGCAGGACAACTGCCGGCGCCAGCGCCCGCCCCTCGATCCCCAGGCCAACAGCCTGGTACGTTGCTTCTACCCGCTGAACCAGGAGGTGGCGTGA
- a CDS encoding peptide ABC transporter ATP-binding protein: protein MAVVLSARALTRHYEVSRGLFKGHALVRALNGVSFELEAGKTLAVVGESGCGKSTLARALTLIEEPSSGSLQIAGTEVKGASKSERKQLRRDVQMVFQSPYASLNPRQKIGDQLAEPLLINTSLSKAERREKVQKMMEQVGLRPEHYQRYPHMFSGGQRQRIALARAMMLQPKVLVADEPTSALDVSIQAQVLNLFMDLQKEFNTAYVFISHNLAVVRHVADQVLVMYLGRPAEMGPKEDIYERPLHPYTQALLSATPAIHPDPLKPKIRIAGELPNPLNPPDGCAFHKRCPYATERCAKEVPALRQVSTRQVACHYAEQFL from the coding sequence ATGGCCGTCGTTCTCTCCGCCCGGGCGCTCACCCGGCACTACGAAGTCTCCCGCGGGCTGTTCAAGGGCCATGCGCTGGTGCGCGCACTGAATGGCGTGTCGTTCGAGCTGGAGGCTGGCAAGACCCTGGCCGTGGTCGGCGAATCCGGCTGTGGCAAATCGACCCTGGCCCGCGCCCTGACCCTGATCGAAGAGCCGTCGTCCGGCTCGCTGCAAATTGCCGGCACCGAGGTGAAGGGCGCCAGCAAGAGTGAGCGCAAACAATTGCGCCGCGACGTGCAGATGGTGTTCCAGAGCCCCTACGCTTCGCTCAACCCGCGGCAGAAGATCGGCGACCAGTTGGCCGAGCCACTGCTGATCAACACCTCGCTGAGCAAGGCCGAGCGACGCGAAAAGGTGCAGAAAATGATGGAACAGGTCGGCCTGCGCCCCGAGCATTACCAGCGCTACCCGCACATGTTTTCCGGTGGCCAGCGCCAGCGTATCGCCCTGGCCCGGGCGATGATGCTGCAGCCCAAGGTGCTGGTGGCGGACGAGCCGACCTCGGCACTGGACGTGTCGATCCAGGCCCAGGTACTGAACCTGTTCATGGATTTGCAGAAAGAGTTCAACACCGCCTACGTGTTCATCTCGCACAACCTGGCGGTGGTGCGGCATGTGGCCGATCAGGTGCTGGTGATGTACCTCGGCCGGCCGGCGGAGATGGGGCCGAAAGAGGATATCTACGAAAGGCCGCTGCATCCGTATACCCAGGCGTTGCTGTCAGCGACGCCGGCGATTCACCCGGACCCTTTGAAGCCGAAGATCCGCATTGCTGGGGAGTTGCCCAACCCGCTGAACCCGCCAGATGGGTGTGCGTTTCACAAGCGCTGCCCGTATGCGACCGAGCGGTGTGCCAAGGAGGTGCCAGCGTTGCGGCAGGTGAGTACCCGGCAGGTGGCTTGTCACTATGCCGAGCAGTTTCTTTAG
- a CDS encoding AraC family transcriptional regulator, translated as MTATTLPDGPEQTPLTADTVLRYHLCWKHRNLDGVMALYHPDIQYHDFFQNRVLGYQELRDYVRACLPHEAGEDIVHSDRIRVDGCTAFIQYQVTVQGGDGLVAFQSSEAITVKDGLIWQVNEYATLVRRNGSGHASSGPRPATSRLGLSPRQLSTMAQDLEHYFQRQRPYLDPELDLQQVADASGYSRNQISYLLNQVLGQSFYRYVNQARLQHLMASLDNDSIEATIDELAFNAGFNSLSAFYKCFREHTGLTPKAYLKQISLRART; from the coding sequence ATGACCGCCACCACCCTCCCCGACGGCCCCGAGCAGACCCCGCTCACCGCCGACACCGTGCTGCGCTACCACCTGTGCTGGAAGCACCGCAACCTCGACGGCGTCATGGCGCTCTACCACCCCGACATTCAATATCACGACTTCTTCCAGAACCGCGTGCTCGGCTACCAGGAACTGCGCGACTATGTGCGCGCCTGCCTGCCCCATGAAGCTGGCGAAGATATCGTGCACAGCGACCGCATCCGCGTCGACGGCTGTACCGCGTTCATCCAGTACCAGGTCACGGTCCAGGGCGGCGATGGCCTGGTGGCGTTCCAGTCCAGCGAGGCGATTACCGTCAAGGACGGCCTGATCTGGCAGGTCAACGAATATGCCACGCTGGTCCGCCGCAACGGCAGCGGCCACGCCAGCAGTGGCCCACGCCCGGCCACCAGCCGCCTGGGCCTGTCGCCGAGGCAGTTGTCGACCATGGCCCAGGACCTGGAACACTACTTCCAGCGCCAGCGCCCCTACCTGGACCCGGAGCTGGACCTGCAGCAGGTGGCCGACGCCAGCGGCTACAGCCGCAACCAGATCTCCTACCTGCTCAACCAGGTGCTCGGGCAAAGTTTCTACCGCTACGTCAACCAGGCCCGCCTGCAGCACCTGATGGCCAGCCTTGATAACGACAGCATCGAGGCCACGATCGACGAGCTGGCGTTCAATGCCGGTTTCAACTCGTTGTCGGCGTTCTACAAGTGTTTTCGCGAACACACCGGGCTTACGCCCAAGGCGTACCTGAAGCAAATTTCCCTGCGTGCACGCACGTAG
- a CDS encoding NAD(P)/FAD-dependent oxidoreductase, giving the protein MQPLRTLSLWMDQLDEPLCARPALREDLDADVCIIGAGYTGLWTAYYLKRQAPQLNIAVIDANIAGFGASGRNGGWLMGNLLGEDRLLATLSPQQRRASIDLLHGIPDEVHRVLQQEGIDCDYRKGGVLYCAARYPEQERSLRAYLDDLYRQGMTEDDYRWLRPEQLDAQLRVSNAYGAIYSPHTATIQPAKLARGLARAVEALGVPIYENTPAIDWQPGEVRTPLARIRCQWTVPAVEGYAVSLPPLGKHQLPVQSLLVATEPLPEATWQQIGLNQGQAFSESSRQVTYGQRTADDRLVFGARGGYRFGGRLRENFNLDEQEIELRRYLFSELLPQLKHARITHSWGGNLGMARRFRPHMLCDRQRGIALAGGYGGEGVGATNLGGRTLAALILNQHNELTAQPWVLDNRPLSSLASWPPEPCRWLGYNAIIQSFVHEDRTLANPASAPWRRRLASNLADFMEGFMR; this is encoded by the coding sequence ATGCAACCCCTGCGCACGCTCAGCCTGTGGATGGACCAGCTCGACGAGCCGTTGTGCGCCCGCCCGGCCCTGCGCGAGGACCTGGACGCGGATGTATGCATCATCGGCGCTGGCTACACCGGCCTGTGGACCGCCTACTACCTCAAGCGCCAGGCGCCACAGTTGAACATCGCGGTAATCGACGCCAACATCGCCGGCTTCGGCGCCTCGGGGCGCAACGGCGGCTGGCTGATGGGCAACCTGCTCGGCGAAGACCGCCTGCTGGCCACCCTGTCGCCGCAACAGCGCCGCGCCAGCATCGACCTGCTGCATGGCATTCCCGATGAAGTACACCGCGTGCTGCAACAGGAAGGCATCGACTGCGACTACCGCAAAGGCGGCGTGCTGTACTGCGCCGCGCGCTACCCGGAACAGGAGCGCAGCCTGCGCGCCTACCTAGACGACCTTTATCGCCAAGGCATGACCGAGGACGACTACCGCTGGCTGCGCCCCGAACAGCTTGACGCTCAGTTGCGGGTCAGCAACGCCTATGGCGCCATCTACAGCCCGCACACCGCAACCATCCAACCCGCCAAGCTGGCGCGTGGCCTGGCCCGGGCGGTAGAAGCGCTGGGCGTACCCATCTACGAAAACACCCCAGCCATCGACTGGCAGCCGGGTGAGGTGCGCACCCCGTTGGCGCGCATCCGCTGCCAATGGACGGTACCCGCCGTGGAGGGCTATGCCGTCAGCCTGCCGCCACTGGGCAAACATCAGCTGCCGGTACAGAGCCTGTTGGTGGCCACCGAACCACTGCCGGAGGCCACCTGGCAACAGATCGGCCTGAACCAGGGCCAGGCGTTCAGCGAAAGCAGCCGCCAGGTCACCTACGGCCAGCGCACCGCCGACGACCGCCTGGTATTCGGCGCCCGTGGCGGCTACCGCTTCGGTGGCCGCCTGCGCGAAAACTTCAACCTCGACGAACAGGAAATCGAGCTGCGCCGCTACCTGTTCAGCGAGTTGCTCCCACAGTTGAAGCACGCACGCATCACCCATTCCTGGGGCGGCAACCTGGGCATGGCGCGGCGCTTCCGCCCGCACATGCTCTGCGACCGTCAACGCGGCATCGCCCTGGCGGGCGGCTACGGCGGCGAAGGCGTCGGCGCCACCAACCTGGGCGGACGCACCCTGGCCGCGCTGATCCTCAACCAGCACAACGAACTGACCGCGCAACCCTGGGTGCTCGACAACCGCCCGCTTTCAAGCCTGGCCAGCTGGCCACCCGAGCCCTGCCGATGGCTGGGCTACAACGCGATCATCCAGAGCTTCGTCCACGAGGACCGGACCCTCGCCAACCCCGCCAGTGCGCCCTGGAGGCGGCGCCTTGCCAGCAATCTTGCGGACTTCATGGAAGGCTTCATGCGCTGA
- a CDS encoding cupin domain-containing protein: MSITHFKNTDSAVLDSSNPVAVPLGDPVAVTSVTCVERSDGVETGIWECTPGRWRRQIVQQEFCHFIKGRCTFTPDGGEPLLIEAGDALMLPADSTGTWDIQETVRKTYVLVF; the protein is encoded by the coding sequence ATGAGCATCACCCATTTCAAGAACACAGACAGCGCCGTGCTCGACAGCTCCAACCCGGTCGCGGTGCCGCTTGGCGACCCCGTTGCAGTGACTTCGGTCACCTGCGTGGAACGCAGCGACGGCGTCGAAACCGGCATCTGGGAGTGCACGCCCGGGCGCTGGCGGCGACAGATCGTGCAGCAGGAGTTCTGCCATTTCATCAAGGGCCGCTGCACCTTCACCCCCGACGGTGGCGAGCCCCTGCTCATAGAAGCCGGAGACGCACTGATGCTACCGGCCGACAGCACTGGCACCTGGGACATCCAGGAGACCGTGCGCAAAACCTACGTTCTTGTCTTCTGA
- a CDS encoding polyamine ABC transporter substrate-binding protein, with the protein MRTLLLAPLMLAASVAGAAETVKIYNWSSYVAPDTLKNFQQASGIVPTYDVYDSNETLDGKLMTGNSGYDVVFPSNHFMARQIQGKALKRLDKSQLPNWHNLNPVLLKALEVNDPGNQYGFPYLWGSTGIGYNIDKVKAVLGDNAPVDSWDLIFKPEYMSKLKSCGVAVLDNGPELLPIALHYLGLPHHSQDPADYDKAKALLMQVRPYISYFHSSKYTGDLANGDICVVVGFSGDVLQAKNRAEEAKNGVKVGYSIPREGAPMWFDMVAMPADAPDEKAGYAYMNYLLQPEVMANISNHVQYANGNLKADELVEPAMKGNTMIYPSEEVMGKLYALEAMPAKIDRIRTRIWTSIKAGN; encoded by the coding sequence ATGCGCACGCTCCTTCTCGCCCCCCTGATGCTGGCCGCCAGCGTGGCCGGCGCCGCCGAAACGGTGAAGATCTACAACTGGTCCAGCTACGTTGCCCCCGACACATTGAAGAACTTCCAGCAAGCCAGCGGTATCGTGCCCACCTACGACGTTTACGACAGCAACGAAACCCTCGACGGCAAGCTGATGACCGGCAACTCCGGCTACGACGTGGTGTTTCCGTCCAACCATTTCATGGCCCGGCAAATCCAGGGCAAGGCCCTCAAGCGCCTGGACAAGTCGCAATTGCCCAACTGGCACAACCTCAACCCGGTGCTGCTCAAGGCGCTCGAAGTGAACGACCCGGGTAACCAGTACGGTTTCCCATACCTGTGGGGCAGCACCGGCATCGGCTACAACATCGACAAGGTCAAGGCAGTGCTGGGCGACAATGCCCCGGTGGACTCCTGGGACCTGATCTTCAAGCCCGAGTACATGAGCAAGCTGAAAAGCTGCGGCGTCGCGGTGTTGGACAACGGCCCTGAACTGTTACCGATCGCCCTGCACTACCTGGGCCTGCCGCACCACAGCCAGGACCCGGCGGACTACGACAAGGCCAAGGCGCTGCTGATGCAGGTGCGACCGTATATCAGCTACTTCCACTCCTCGAAGTACACCGGCGACCTGGCCAATGGCGATATCTGCGTGGTGGTGGGCTTCTCGGGGGATGTACTGCAAGCGAAGAACCGCGCCGAGGAGGCGAAGAACGGGGTGAAGGTGGGCTACTCGATACCCAGGGAAGGCGCGCCGATGTGGTTCGACATGGTTGCCATGCCGGCCGATGCACCGGATGAGAAGGCCGGGTATGCCTACATGAACTACCTGCTGCAGCCGGAGGTGATGGCCAACATCAGCAACCATGTGCAATACGCCAACGGCAACCTCAAGGCGGACGAGCTGGTGGAACCGGCGATGAAGGGTAATACGATGATTTACCCGAGCGAGGAAGTAATGGGCAAGCTGTATGCGCTGGAGGCGATGCCGGCGAAGATCGACCGTATTCGCACGCGGATCTGGACCAGTATCAAGGCCGGGAATTGA
- a CDS encoding peptide chain release factor 3, translated as MTNQAAEVAKRRTFAIISHPDAGKTTITEKLLLMGKAIAVAGTVKSRKSDRHATSDWMEMEKQRGISITTSVMQFPYREHMINLLDTPGHEDFSEDTYRTLTAVDSALMVLDGGKGVEPRTIALMDVCRLRDTPIVSFINKLDRDIRDPIELLDEIEAVLKIKAAPITWPIGCYRDFKGVYHLTGDYIVVYTPGHGHERTEAKIIQKLDSDEARAHLGDQYDSFVEQLELVQGACHEFNQEEFINGQLTPVFFGTALGNFGVDHVLDAVVDWAPRPLGRVAHERTVEPVEEKFTGFVFKIQANMDPKHRDRIAFMRICSGKYEKGMKMRHVRINKDLRIGDALTFFSSEREQLEEAYAGDIIGLHNHGTIQIGDTFTEGEALGFTGIPHFAPELFRRVRLKDPLKSKQLRQGLQQLAEEGATQVFFPERSNDIILGAVGVLQFDVVASRLKEEYKVECAYEPITVWSARWIGCDDKKKLEEFQNKAMENLAIDGGGHLTYLAPTRVNLSLMEERWPDIKFRATREHH; from the coding sequence ATGACCAACCAGGCCGCCGAAGTCGCGAAGCGCCGCACTTTCGCAATCATTTCCCACCCCGACGCCGGTAAGACCACCATCACCGAGAAGCTGCTGCTGATGGGCAAGGCCATTGCCGTCGCCGGTACCGTGAAGTCGCGCAAGTCCGACCGCCACGCCACCTCCGACTGGATGGAAATGGAGAAGCAGCGCGGCATCTCCATCACCACCTCGGTGATGCAGTTCCCGTACCGCGAGCACATGATCAACCTGCTCGACACCCCCGGCCACGAAGACTTCTCGGAAGACACCTACCGCACCCTGACCGCGGTGGACTCGGCGCTGATGGTGCTCGACGGCGGTAAAGGTGTAGAGCCACGTACCATCGCCCTGATGGACGTGTGCCGCCTGCGCGACACGCCGATCGTCAGCTTCATCAACAAACTCGACCGCGACATCCGCGACCCGATCGAACTGCTCGACGAGATCGAAGCCGTGCTGAAGATCAAGGCCGCACCGATCACCTGGCCGATCGGTTGCTACCGCGACTTCAAGGGCGTGTATCACCTGACCGGCGACTACATCGTGGTCTACACCCCGGGCCACGGCCACGAGCGCACCGAAGCCAAGATCATCCAGAAGCTGGATTCGGACGAAGCCCGGGCCCACCTGGGCGACCAGTACGATTCGTTCGTCGAACAGCTGGAGCTGGTGCAGGGCGCCTGCCACGAGTTCAACCAGGAAGAGTTCATCAACGGCCAGCTGACCCCGGTGTTCTTCGGTACCGCGCTGGGCAACTTCGGTGTCGACCATGTGCTTGACGCCGTCGTCGACTGGGCGCCGCGCCCGCTGGGCCGTGTGGCTCACGAGCGCACCGTGGAGCCTGTGGAAGAGAAGTTCACCGGTTTCGTGTTCAAGATCCAGGCGAACATGGACCCGAAACACCGCGACCGCATCGCCTTCATGCGCATCTGCTCGGGCAAGTACGAGAAGGGCATGAAGATGCGCCACGTGCGGATCAACAAGGACCTGCGCATCGGCGACGCGCTGACCTTCTTCTCCTCCGAGCGTGAGCAGCTGGAAGAGGCCTATGCCGGCGACATCATTGGCCTGCACAACCACGGCACCATCCAGATCGGCGACACCTTCACCGAAGGCGAGGCACTGGGCTTCACCGGTATCCCGCACTTCGCCCCGGAGCTGTTCCGCCGCGTGCGCCTGAAGGACCCGCTGAAATCCAAGCAGCTGCGCCAAGGCCTGCAACAGCTGGCCGAAGAAGGTGCTACCCAGGTGTTCTTCCCTGAGCGCAGCAACGACATCATCCTCGGTGCAGTCGGTGTGCTGCAGTTCGACGTGGTCGCCAGCCGCCTGAAGGAAGAGTACAAGGTCGAGTGCGCCTACGAGCCGATCACCGTGTGGTCGGCCCGCTGGATCGGCTGTGACGACAAGAAGAAGCTCGAGGAATTCCAGAACAAGGCCATGGAGAACCTGGCCATCGACGGTGGCGGGCACCTGACCTACCTGGCGCCGACCCGGGTCAACCTGTCGCTGATGGAAGAACGCTGGCCGGACATCAAGTTCCGCGCTACCCGCGAGCACCACTGA